From the Acidilutibacter cellobiosedens genome, one window contains:
- a CDS encoding Sapep family Mn(2+)-dependent dipeptidase: protein MEQILNNKIDEYKEELLKSIIEVINIPSIKGEAKTDAPFGENIRNALIRALEIAENLGFRTKNLNNCIGYAQYGEGEDYIGILGHLDVVDVGEGWKFPPFSGHIENGKIYGRGVLDNKGPIISALYALYAIKESGLKINKPVRIIFGTDEESGFKDIPYYLKKEKPPIMGFTPDCKYPVVYGERGRANVQFEADYNDENYEKIVGKFFDFLNGYILSGKNNGDRLGIDFSDGEFGTMEMRNYNIGIKPSKLLFKLSLSYPAGVSIDEILKRIKSKLNKNIKLNLLVNYNPVKFDKDSFLVKSLQKAYEDITDLDGTPVTTTGGTYAKIMPNIVPFGPSFPGQKGISHNPNEYMDISDIVLNGKIFAQAIYNLAK from the coding sequence ATGGAACAAATTTTGAACAATAAGATTGACGAATACAAAGAAGAATTATTGAAATCCATCATAGAAGTTATCAATATACCAAGTATTAAAGGAGAAGCAAAAACAGATGCCCCTTTTGGAGAAAATATAAGGAATGCATTGATAAGGGCATTAGAGATAGCTGAAAATTTGGGGTTCAGAACGAAGAATTTGAATAATTGTATCGGATACGCTCAATATGGTGAAGGCGAAGATTATATAGGGATTTTAGGACATTTGGATGTGGTAGATGTAGGGGAAGGATGGAAGTTTCCGCCTTTCAGCGGACATATTGAAAACGGGAAAATATACGGCAGAGGTGTTTTGGACAATAAAGGCCCGATTATATCAGCTCTTTATGCATTATATGCCATTAAAGAATCGGGATTGAAAATTAATAAACCGGTGAGGATAATATTTGGTACCGATGAGGAAAGCGGCTTTAAGGATATTCCATATTATCTGAAAAAAGAAAAGCCGCCTATAATGGGTTTTACTCCGGATTGCAAATATCCCGTTGTCTATGGAGAAAGAGGAAGAGCAAATGTTCAATTTGAGGCGGATTATAACGATGAGAATTACGAGAAGATCGTCGGGAAATTTTTTGACTTTTTAAACGGTTATATTTTATCCGGCAAGAATAATGGGGATAGGCTGGGTATTGATTTTAGTGATGGAGAATTTGGAACCATGGAGATGAGAAACTATAATATCGGAATAAAACCATCTAAGTTATTATTTAAGCTTAGTTTGAGCTATCCGGCGGGAGTCAGTATTGATGAAATATTGAAAAGGATAAAGTCAAAGTTGAATAAAAATATAAAATTAAATCTTTTGGTGAATTATAATCCCGTTAAATTTGACAAAGATTCTTTTTTGGTTAAATCCCTGCAAAAGGCCTATGAGGATATTACTGATTTAGATGGGACTCCCGTTACGACAACGGGAGGAACTTATGCAAAGATAATGCCCAATATAGTTCCTTTCGGACCTTCTTTTCCTGGACAAAAGGGAATTTCTCACAATCCCAATGAATATATGGATATAAGTGATATAGTATTAAACGGAAAGATATTTGCTCAGGCAATTTATAATTTGGCAAAATAA
- a CDS encoding BglG family transcription antiterminator, whose product MNKRQADLLKKLIVQDGYQPLKYFSDAFNISVKTISKDLDEVENIINPIGVYIERKQGSGIMLYYTPSQLERLNIILNDAKAFDGNKDLEHRRTEILLNLLINTNEYTTIQKLSDKYMVSRTSINNDLNEIRKSLDKYNLELSRTLKGTRILGSEINIRKAWVFTIQEYGKINPDYITEYQNIRHKELNINEISGILNVKSISFFENLLNELENKLKLVVYEPYYTNLLSHLVIMTKRIIDGNYIDDKTGNKDSMLSISNELYNSAVYLIKEIEKKFDIKINKEEVAYIYKYLISIGLSFDDNKKDIRGSDPSYIHFTKDLIDIISQMSEVNYNLRIGLYNNLSLHIRSMLNRIRYNIQIKNPLLKDFLKEFKEDFFVVKIACFLICKKYGFNMINDDEVAYILSYFISEDEKIAEAVKIKTVVICHSGYGTSQLLATRLKNAFNNIEISGIVSSNSINKIDLSKVDLIVSTVDFDINQSYLMVSAFLNEIDRENIKNYIESILRNKRKSFLKDDMKEISIETIGEKNDIKRPKKFFIEENLIHIEDNTYVCLTGDRKNSIREYLPEKNRAEKHIIFINYSDYIYLSKAVRLLIRKRL is encoded by the coding sequence ATGAATAAACGGCAGGCAGATTTATTAAAAAAATTAATAGTTCAGGATGGTTATCAGCCGTTAAAGTATTTTTCCGATGCGTTTAACATATCGGTAAAAACAATTTCAAAGGATCTTGACGAAGTTGAAAATATTATTAATCCTATCGGAGTCTACATAGAGAGGAAACAAGGTTCCGGCATAATGCTGTATTATACTCCGTCTCAGCTGGAAAGGCTGAACATTATATTGAATGATGCAAAAGCTTTTGATGGGAATAAGGATTTGGAACATAGAAGAACTGAAATTTTATTGAATTTGCTCATCAATACAAATGAATACACTACAATTCAAAAACTTTCCGATAAATATATGGTAAGCAGGACGTCTATTAATAATGATTTAAATGAGATCCGGAAAAGCTTGGATAAATATAATTTAGAACTTTCAAGGACATTAAAAGGAACAAGGATATTAGGCAGTGAAATAAATATCAGAAAAGCCTGGGTATTTACGATTCAAGAGTACGGAAAAATCAATCCTGATTATATTACGGAATATCAGAACATCCGTCATAAAGAACTTAATATTAATGAAATCAGCGGTATTTTAAATGTCAAATCCATTTCATTTTTTGAAAATTTGTTAAACGAATTGGAAAATAAATTGAAATTGGTGGTATATGAACCTTATTATACGAATTTGTTAAGCCATTTAGTGATCATGACAAAGAGAATAATTGATGGGAATTATATTGATGATAAAACAGGTAATAAGGATTCTATGCTATCAATAAGCAATGAACTATATAATAGCGCTGTTTATTTGATTAAAGAAATAGAAAAGAAATTTGATATCAAAATTAACAAGGAAGAAGTAGCCTATATCTATAAATATTTAATATCAATAGGGCTAAGTTTTGATGATAATAAAAAAGACATTAGAGGATCGGATCCGTCATACATTCATTTTACCAAAGACCTGATAGATATTATATCGCAGATGTCAGAGGTGAACTATAATTTAAGAATTGGGTTATACAATAATTTATCATTACATATAAGATCTATGTTAAATAGAATAAGATATAATATCCAGATTAAAAATCCATTGCTAAAAGATTTTTTAAAGGAATTTAAAGAAGATTTTTTTGTGGTGAAAATTGCTTGTTTCTTAATCTGTAAAAAGTATGGATTTAATATGATAAATGATGATGAAGTGGCATATATTTTATCCTATTTTATATCCGAAGATGAAAAAATTGCCGAGGCTGTGAAAATAAAAACGGTAGTAATCTGTCACAGCGGATACGGGACAAGTCAATTATTGGCTACGCGACTGAAAAATGCCTTTAACAATATTGAAATATCAGGGATAGTTTCATCCAATTCAATTAATAAGATTGATTTGAGTAAAGTAGATTTAATAGTTTCTACGGTGGATTTTGATATAAACCAGTCTTACCTAATGGTGTCTGCATTTTTAAATGAAATAGACAGAGAAAATATAAAAAATTATATAGAAAGTATATTGAGAAATAAAAGGAAATCGTTTTTGAAGGATGATATGAAGGAAATTTCAATAGAAACTATTGGTGAAAAGAATGATATAAAGAGACCTAAGAAGTTCTTCATTGAGGAAAATTTAATTCATATAGAAGACAATACTTATGTATGTCTTACAGGTGACAGAAAAAATTCAATCAGAGAATATTTACCTGAGAAAAATAGAGCGGAAAAGCACATAATCTTTATAAATTATTCTGATTATATTTATCTGTCAAAGGCTGTAAGGCTGTTGATAAGGAAACGGTTATAG
- a CDS encoding PTS sugar transporter subunit IIA produces MEDENLISEDNILLNIKLNSKEEVINKLSDLLVNSKAVSEKEGFIKDIYERESRGFTYAGDYLAIPHGWSEYVIKPAMAIAKTDTAFAWDKDGNLVKLVIMFVIPENTEMENNLKKIGKIFSALGDTKLVKKLLKLNTKKEIIEFICSITKTN; encoded by the coding sequence ATGGAAGATGAAAATTTAATCAGTGAAGATAATATTCTTTTAAATATTAAACTGAATTCTAAAGAAGAAGTTATCAATAAGCTATCGGATCTTTTAGTGAATTCAAAAGCGGTTTCTGAAAAGGAAGGTTTTATAAAAGATATATATGAAAGGGAAAGCAGGGGTTTTACATATGCCGGAGATTACTTGGCAATTCCTCATGGGTGGTCTGAATATGTAATAAAGCCGGCAATGGCCATTGCCAAAACAGATACTGCCTTTGCTTGGGATAAAGACGGTAATTTGGTTAAATTAGTTATCATGTTTGTTATACCTGAAAATACCGAAATGGAAAACAACCTAAAAAAGATAGGAAAAATATTTTCGGCATTGGGAGATACAAAATTAGTGAAGAAGCTCTTAAAATTAAATACAAAAAAGGAAATAATTGAATTCATTTGTAGTATCACAAAAACAAATTGA
- a CDS encoding PTS sugar transporter subunit IIB, with protein sequence MKKIYLFCDQGMSTSMLAQKMQDIGSEHNLPLEVKAYSIKILEKIMDEENPDCVLLGPQVRHLLEDTKNRLKNYDVPIGVIDSADYGMMDGEKILKKSILLMREYKEKGK encoded by the coding sequence ATGAAAAAAATATATTTGTTTTGTGACCAAGGGATGAGTACAAGTATGCTTGCCCAAAAGATGCAGGATATCGGAAGCGAGCATAATTTACCCTTGGAAGTAAAAGCATACTCAATTAAAATTTTAGAAAAGATAATGGATGAAGAAAATCCCGATTGTGTATTGTTAGGTCCTCAGGTCAGGCATTTACTTGAAGATACTAAAAACAGGTTAAAGAATTATGACGTTCCCATTGGAGTTATTGATTCCGCAGATTATGGGATGATGGATGGAGAAAAGATTTTAAAGAAATCAATACTGTTAATGAGAGAATATAAGGAGAAAGGAAAATAA
- a CDS encoding GNAT family N-acetyltransferase, with the protein MKIRKALISDIKQIARVHVDSWRTAYKGIMSDEYLDNLSCDNRERNWKKRLFENKESTEFMYVAENEEEKIVGFASADIDKEDKQYQGTLYTLYILEPYQRIGIGKELVKSVVKKLKENGINSLKLWAFEDNPSRKFYEKFGGKIMGKKVSKVGYVQLNELLYGWKDINDIRF; encoded by the coding sequence TTGAAAATACGAAAGGCATTGATTAGTGATATTAAACAGATAGCAAGAGTTCATGTGGATTCATGGAGGACTGCATATAAGGGAATTATGTCTGATGAATATTTGGATAATCTAAGCTGTGATAACAGAGAAAGAAACTGGAAGAAAAGATTATTTGAAAATAAGGAGTCAACAGAATTTATGTATGTTGCGGAAAATGAAGAAGAAAAAATTGTAGGCTTTGCATCGGCTGATATAGATAAAGAAGATAAACAATATCAAGGAACTCTCTATACTTTATATATTTTAGAACCTTATCAGAGAATAGGCATTGGAAAAGAATTGGTAAAATCTGTTGTGAAGAAATTAAAAGAAAACGGTATTAATTCGTTAAAGTTGTGGGCTTTTGAAGATAATCCCTCAAGAAAATTTTATGAAAAATTCGGAGGAAAAATAATGGGTAAAAAAGTTTCAAAAGTAGGATATGTACAACTTAACGAATTATTATACGGCTGGAAAGATATAAATGATATCAGATTTTGA
- the dtd gene encoding D-aminoacyl-tRNA deacylase, producing the protein MRAVVQRVSSAEVQVEGRMVGKIGGGLLVFLGVGKEDDEKDLKYLSEKIWGLRIFQDENGKMNLSLIDAGGELLIVSQFTLYGDVRKGKRPSFTDSAEPKIAEKFYEEFIKMSVDKGIKTEKGIFGAEMKVSLINDGPVTILLDSKKIF; encoded by the coding sequence ATGCGGGCAGTAGTTCAGAGGGTATCTTCGGCAGAAGTGCAGGTAGAAGGTCGGATGGTAGGAAAAATCGGCGGAGGGTTGTTGGTATTTTTGGGTGTCGGAAAGGAAGATGACGAAAAGGATTTAAAGTATCTATCCGAAAAGATATGGGGATTAAGAATATTTCAGGATGAAAATGGGAAAATGAATCTTTCCCTTATTGATGCGGGAGGAGAGTTATTAATAGTTTCTCAGTTTACTCTTTACGGAGATGTAAGGAAGGGCAAGAGACCAAGCTTCACCGATTCTGCCGAACCGAAAATTGCAGAGAAATTTTACGAAGAGTTTATAAAGATGTCTGTTGATAAAGGTATAAAGACGGAAAAGGGAATTTTCGGAGCGGAAATGAAAGTCAGCCTTATAAATGACGGACCTGTTACCATTCTTTTAGATAGCAAAAAAATTTTTTAG
- the hemZ gene encoding coproporphyrinogen dehydrogenase HemZ, which yields MVYIRLKGHDYRYEMYELIREFFFGEDIIFLDEDEEYKDKEIFIENLLTGKSNDWTVETKIYKDGILTTNVKDKSIQNLNIGRKSLNKKIKNGIKINLYESLTDFTGIKIPWGILTGVRPVKIVHDLMNKEAAQDEIFNVLVNGYKIDKEKAELIIRVAERQRKYIGNIKKDDFSLYISIPFCPGRCYYCSFPSNAIESNRCYVDEYTRKLIHEIESIGEIMKNRSISTVYIGGGTPTAIPIKNLDEVIQCIYKTFNKDNIDEITVEAGRPDTMDRDMLSMLKKNRIDRISINPQTMNDRTLRALGRNHSSEDIKKVYYLAREIGFDVINMDLIVGLPKEEINDVIHTLDEIKKLNPENLTVHTLAIKKGSKFIEHQDYFKKTNREKIEKMIEISQEYAKEMNIKPYYLYRQKQMLGNFENTGYAKEGTECIYNIAIMEEKETIIGAGAGAVSKIYYPEDNKLERVPNVKDLREYLTRIDEMIERKSKVFLGENKIENTKGID from the coding sequence ATGGTTTATATACGGCTTAAAGGTCATGATTACAGATATGAAATGTATGAGCTTATAAGGGAATTTTTTTTTGGAGAAGATATAATCTTTTTAGATGAGGATGAAGAATATAAAGATAAAGAAATATTTATAGAAAATTTATTGACGGGGAAATCAAACGATTGGACAGTTGAAACAAAAATATACAAAGACGGTATTTTGACAACAAATGTTAAAGATAAGTCCATTCAAAATCTTAACATTGGACGGAAAAGTCTAAATAAGAAGATTAAAAATGGGATAAAGATAAATTTATATGAGTCTTTAACGGATTTTACGGGAATCAAAATTCCCTGGGGAATACTTACGGGAGTAAGGCCCGTAAAAATTGTTCATGATTTAATGAATAAAGAAGCAGCTCAAGATGAAATATTTAATGTTCTTGTAAATGGATATAAAATAGACAAAGAAAAAGCGGAATTGATTATTCGTGTTGCCGAAAGACAGAGAAAATATATCGGTAATATTAAAAAGGATGATTTTAGCCTTTATATAAGTATACCTTTTTGTCCCGGCAGGTGCTATTATTGTTCTTTTCCGTCCAATGCCATCGAATCAAACAGATGTTATGTAGATGAATATACTCGAAAATTGATTCATGAAATAGAAAGTATCGGTGAAATCATGAAAAACAGAAGTATCAGCACAGTATATATAGGAGGCGGTACTCCCACTGCTATACCCATAAAAAATTTGGACGAAGTCATCCAATGTATATATAAAACATTTAATAAGGATAATATCGATGAAATAACGGTAGAAGCCGGAAGACCGGACACCATGGACAGGGACATGCTGTCGATGTTAAAGAAAAACAGAATAGACAGAATAAGCATAAATCCTCAGACCATGAATGACAGAACTTTAAGGGCTTTAGGAAGAAATCACAGTTCCGAAGATATAAAGAAAGTTTATTATTTGGCAAGGGAAATTGGTTTTGACGTAATAAATATGGATTTGATTGTGGGGCTTCCCAAAGAAGAAATTAATGATGTTATTCACACCCTTGATGAAATAAAAAAACTGAATCCCGAAAATTTAACAGTTCATACTCTTGCGATAAAAAAAGGCTCTAAGTTTATAGAACACCAAGACTATTTTAAGAAGACAAATCGGGAGAAAATAGAAAAGATGATTGAAATTTCACAAGAATATGCGAAAGAAATGAATATTAAGCCTTATTATTTATACAGACAAAAACAGATGCTGGGGAATTTTGAAAATACGGGATATGCCAAGGAAGGCACGGAATGTATATATAACATAGCTATTATGGAAGAAAAAGAGACCATTATAGGTGCGGGAGCAGGGGCGGTTTCCAAGATATATTATCCCGAAGATAACAAACTTGAAAGAGTTCCCAATGTGAAGGATTTAAGAGAATATCTCACAAGAATTGATGAGATGATAGAGAGAAAATCAAAGGTATTTTTGGGAGAGAATAAAATTGAAAATACGAAAGGCATTGATTAG
- a CDS encoding PTS sugar transporter subunit IIC: MFDKLGKVLMPVADKLGKNKILVAIHKGFLISTPLIVVGSVFLLIANFPIPGWSEFWAGVFGKGWESHFSDIARATFDIISLLTAVGIGYSYAGEIGADKIQSAMVSLVSFIILMPTTISDNGLASLKAINFSYTGPKGIFLAMIVSILSVRIFKWAYDKGHTIKMPHGVPPAVFDSFKALIPSGVVIFVFFLVRILFEFTPYESVHNFIYTILQVPLTGAVDSLEAQIIYIVSCSVFWLFGINGPSVANSVFSPIFGILSVENLAAFEAKMTLPHIYTQQFVDLFQTFGGSGSTLSLVILMMTVCKSQRIKKLGRLSIVPGIFGINEPIIFGLPIVLNPIMAIPFIAVPLMNTVLSGVAFKTGFLPYTNGVALSWTTPLGFSGYLSTGSLKAAVFQVILLILGCAVYYPFVKILDRNYLKEEHSQTKKDKTEDISFDDISLDDM; this comes from the coding sequence ATGTTTGACAAACTGGGAAAAGTTTTAATGCCTGTCGCGGACAAGTTAGGAAAAAATAAAATTTTAGTTGCCATACATAAGGGGTTTTTAATCTCAACCCCGTTAATTGTTGTCGGCTCTGTATTTTTGTTAATAGCAAACTTTCCGATACCCGGCTGGTCAGAATTTTGGGCAGGAGTTTTCGGAAAAGGATGGGAATCTCATTTTTCTGATATTGCGCGGGCAACTTTTGATATTATATCATTATTAACGGCAGTTGGTATAGGATATTCCTATGCCGGAGAAATAGGAGCGGATAAAATACAAAGTGCAATGGTTTCGCTCGTGTCATTTATAATATTAATGCCTACAACAATTTCCGATAATGGTTTGGCATCCTTAAAGGCTATAAATTTTTCTTATACAGGTCCAAAGGGAATATTTCTTGCGATGATTGTCTCAATTTTATCTGTTCGGATATTTAAATGGGCATACGATAAGGGACATACAATAAAGATGCCTCACGGAGTACCGCCTGCTGTTTTTGACTCTTTTAAAGCTTTAATACCAAGTGGTGTAGTAATATTTGTATTTTTTTTAGTGAGAATTTTATTTGAGTTTACGCCCTATGAATCCGTACATAATTTCATATACACTATATTGCAGGTTCCGCTAACAGGAGCCGTAGATAGTTTGGAAGCACAAATTATTTATATTGTGTCATGTTCTGTTTTTTGGTTATTCGGAATAAATGGTCCTTCAGTTGCAAACTCAGTTTTTTCGCCAATATTCGGGATTCTGTCGGTAGAAAATCTTGCGGCTTTCGAAGCTAAGATGACGCTGCCTCATATATATACGCAGCAATTTGTAGATTTATTTCAGACATTCGGAGGTTCAGGAAGTACTCTTTCTTTAGTTATCCTTATGATGACGGTTTGTAAATCGCAAAGAATTAAGAAGTTGGGAAGGTTATCGATTGTACCAGGAATCTTTGGCATCAATGAGCCCATTATATTTGGACTGCCGATTGTATTGAATCCTATAATGGCTATACCCTTTATAGCGGTACCCTTGATGAATACCGTTTTGTCGGGGGTAGCATTTAAAACCGGGTTTTTACCTTATACAAATGGAGTTGCATTATCATGGACGACACCTTTAGGTTTCTCGGGATACCTTTCAACCGGCAGTTTAAAAGCGGCTGTATTTCAAGTTATATTGTTAATCTTGGGATGTGCGGTATATTATCCCTTTGTAAAGATATTAGACAGGAATTATCTGAAAGAAGAACATTCTCAAACTAAAAAAGATAAAACGGAGGATATTTCCTTTGACGACATATCCTTAGATGATATGTAA
- a CDS encoding RelA/SpoT family protein: MIENLILKIEQYNPQADMKQIIKAYNFAETAHEGQLRNSGERYFVHPFNVAMILADMNMDTPTIIAGLFHDILEDTNITYETIVSEFGEEVANLVDGVTKLRKLNYKTKQENQAENLRKMVMAMAKDIRVIIIKLADRLHNMRTLEYMSDEKKKEKALETLEIYAPLAHRLGISKIKWELEDLSLRYLDPEGYYDLVDKVSKQRKEREAYIQDIITTLQKKLDEMDIHCEISGRPKNFYSIYRKMVYQNKSFEQIFDLTAIRVIVDSVKDCYGVLGMVHTLWKPIPGRFKDYIAMPKPNMYQSLHTTVIGPKGEIFEVQIRTWEMHRTAEYGIAAHWKYKEGTTKSDNFDDKLTWLRQLLEWQKDLKDPKEFMESLKIDFFTDEVFVFTPKGDVIDLPNGSTPVDFAYRVHTDVGNSCVGAKVDGRIVPLDYKLKNGNIVSIITSNNTGPSRDWLKIVKSSQAKSKIRQWFKKEEKDLNLNRGKEILEREVKRQGYKPADMIKEDWLKSIASKLSLSSTDALYAGLGYGSVTLSQIMTKLKEFYKKYYISKDEKDNIGKNIGSTVKKDHPLAQGVIVKGLDNIKVRFSRCCNPVPGDEIVGYITRGRGVSVHRADCPNIKELRKDERFIEVEWDTQKKASYKAEIQIKASDRTGFLAEVTQKMTDSNLTVISLNARTNKEKVALINITLGIKDIVELRDLMKKIKKIKGVIDVYRVTS; encoded by the coding sequence ATGATAGAAAATTTAATTTTAAAAATAGAACAATATAATCCTCAGGCAGATATGAAGCAAATAATAAAGGCTTATAATTTTGCTGAAACAGCTCATGAGGGACAGCTTAGAAATTCCGGAGAAAGGTATTTTGTCCATCCTTTTAATGTTGCGATGATATTGGCTGATATGAATATGGATACTCCTACGATTATAGCGGGATTATTCCATGATATATTGGAGGATACAAATATTACTTATGAGACTATTGTATCTGAATTTGGAGAAGAAGTGGCTAATTTAGTCGATGGAGTGACAAAGTTAAGAAAGTTGAATTATAAAACCAAACAGGAAAATCAAGCAGAGAATTTGAGAAAAATGGTTATGGCTATGGCCAAGGATATCAGAGTTATAATTATAAAACTTGCAGACAGACTTCATAATATGCGTACTCTTGAATATATGAGCGATGAAAAAAAGAAGGAAAAAGCACTGGAAACATTGGAGATATATGCACCTTTGGCTCATAGACTTGGTATTTCAAAAATTAAATGGGAATTGGAGGATTTATCCCTGAGATATCTTGATCCTGAAGGGTATTACGACCTTGTGGATAAGGTTTCAAAGCAGAGAAAGGAAAGAGAGGCGTATATTCAGGATATTATTACTACCTTGCAAAAAAAATTGGATGAAATGGATATACATTGTGAAATAAGCGGAAGGCCTAAAAATTTTTATAGTATATACAGAAAGATGGTGTATCAGAATAAGAGCTTTGAGCAGATATTTGATTTAACTGCTATAAGAGTAATTGTGGATTCCGTTAAAGACTGTTATGGAGTATTGGGCATGGTTCATACTTTATGGAAGCCTATTCCGGGAAGGTTTAAGGATTATATTGCTATGCCAAAACCTAATATGTATCAGTCTCTCCATACTACGGTTATTGGACCTAAGGGAGAAATCTTTGAAGTTCAAATAAGAACTTGGGAAATGCATAGGACTGCCGAATACGGTATCGCAGCTCATTGGAAATACAAAGAAGGGACTACAAAATCTGATAATTTTGATGATAAACTTACTTGGCTGAGGCAGCTTCTTGAATGGCAGAAGGATCTGAAAGATCCCAAAGAATTTATGGAATCGTTGAAGATTGACTTTTTTACCGACGAGGTTTTTGTATTCACACCGAAAGGTGACGTTATAGATCTTCCCAATGGTTCTACTCCCGTAGATTTTGCTTACAGAGTCCATACGGATGTGGGCAACAGCTGTGTAGGTGCAAAGGTGGACGGAAGGATAGTTCCCCTTGATTATAAATTGAAAAATGGGAATATAGTTAGTATCATTACTTCCAATAATACGGGGCCGAGCAGAGACTGGCTGAAAATTGTTAAAAGCAGTCAAGCTAAGAGCAAGATAAGACAGTGGTTTAAAAAAGAAGAAAAAGATTTGAATTTAAATAGAGGAAAAGAGATACTTGAAAGAGAAGTCAAAAGGCAGGGATATAAACCTGCTGATATGATAAAAGAAGATTGGCTCAAATCTATTGCGAGTAAATTATCGTTAAGTTCGACAGATGCTCTTTATGCGGGACTGGGATACGGAAGTGTTACCCTTTCACAAATAATGACTAAACTTAAAGAATTTTATAAGAAATATTATATCAGCAAAGATGAAAAAGATAATATAGGGAAGAATATCGGGTCTACTGTTAAAAAGGACCATCCTCTGGCTCAGGGAGTAATAGTCAAAGGACTGGATAATATAAAGGTGCGTTTTTCGAGATGCTGCAATCCTGTGCCGGGTGATGAAATAGTCGGATATATCACAAGAGGAAGAGGCGTATCGGTCCACAGGGCAGATTGTCCCAATATAAAAGAATTAAGAAAAGATGAAAGATTCATTGAAGTTGAATGGGATACTCAGAAAAAGGCTTCTTATAAAGCTGAAATTCAAATAAAAGCTTCGGACAGAACAGGATTTCTTGCAGAAGTAACTCAAAAGATGACGGATTCCAATTTAACGGTAATATCTCTAAATGCAAGGACAAACAAAGAAAAAGTTGCTTTGATTAATATAACCTTAGGGATAAAAGATATTGTAGAACTTAGAGATTTGATGAAAAAAATAAAAAAGATAAAAGGAGTCATTGATGTATATAGGGTGACGAGTTAG
- a CDS encoding MBL fold metallo-hydrolase has translation MKIERTVVGVYAANCYIVYSEDTNEGIVIDPGAEGDIIIDKIKKLGLNIKYIIITHGHGDHIGALSEVKQFTNAPVLIHGLDKDMLKDGDKSLSNVINKKNVNLEADMLLKGGEEIKVGNLKFEIIHTPGHTPGGISVKCGNSLFTGDTLFYHSVGRTDFPGGSFEDIVNSVKEKLIIYPDETVVYPGHDRYSTIGEEKKYNPFIN, from the coding sequence TTGAAAATTGAAAGGACTGTTGTGGGGGTTTATGCGGCAAATTGTTATATTGTATATTCGGAAGATACAAATGAAGGGATAGTCATAGATCCGGGTGCCGAAGGAGATATTATAATAGATAAAATAAAGAAATTAGGCTTAAATATAAAGTATATAATAATTACTCACGGTCATGGAGACCATATAGGAGCATTATCTGAGGTTAAACAGTTTACCAATGCTCCTGTACTTATTCATGGATTGGATAAGGATATGCTTAAGGACGGAGATAAAAGCCTGTCAAATGTAATTAATAAAAAGAATGTGAATCTGGAAGCTGATATGTTATTAAAAGGCGGAGAAGAAATCAAGGTGGGAAATTTAAAGTTTGAGATAATTCACACTCCGGGGCATACTCCCGGAGGAATAAGCGTTAAATGCGGAAACAGCTTGTTTACGGGAGATACATTGTTTTATCACTCCGTAGGAAGGACGGATTTTCCCGGAGGTTCCTTTGAAGATATAGTAAATTCGGTTAAAGAAAAGCTCATTATATATCCTGACGAAACTGTGGTTTATCCGGGGCATGACAGATACTCCACTATCGGAGAAGAAAAAAAATATAATCCCTTTATTAATTAA